From Streptomyces sp. HUAS MG91, the proteins below share one genomic window:
- the rpsN gene encoding 30S ribosomal protein S14: MAKQSKIAKNERRKAVVARYAARRAELKETVRRPSSTPAERTAALAELGRQPRDASPTRVRNRDSVDGRPRGHLRKFGLSRVRVREQAHAGFLPGVTKSSW; encoded by the coding sequence ATGGCCAAGCAGAGCAAGATCGCGAAGAACGAGCGGCGCAAGGCCGTCGTCGCGCGGTACGCGGCCCGGCGGGCGGAGTTGAAGGAGACCGTCCGCCGTCCGTCCTCGACGCCCGCCGAACGCACCGCGGCCCTCGCCGAACTGGGCCGCCAGCCCCGCGACGCGAGCCCCACCCGCGTCCGCAACCGCGACAGCGTGGACGGCCGTCCTCGCGGCCATCTGCGCAAGTTCGGGCTGTCCCGGGTCCGGGTGCGCGAGCAGGCGCACGCGGGTTTCCTGCCCGGGGTCACCAAGTCGTCCTGGTAG